Proteins encoded in a region of the Tripterygium wilfordii isolate XIE 37 chromosome 21, ASM1340144v1, whole genome shotgun sequence genome:
- the LOC119989031 gene encoding transcription factor GTE3, chloroplastic-like isoform X2: MAKGSLGGAGEDDSPVKKRKRVDTGKKPNNSSQQRVATHDSSGRNHLLSGPPSSGDRNAVSGYVKFENKVTINFSSKSKSEIRELKSKLVSELDQIRALVKRIEVEEASSRAYSGVGGYTKSQSSANDKVARLARVNSDAGSVVPSNFRPFQGSTEPVADNGNSHFDEFAENGTLTPKANQYSKNVNNVSVKEKFSSLENNKKGNPRVGMKGELDLTRKRITMPDKLYKSCQNILMMLMKHRFGWVFNKPVDVEGLKLHDYYTIIKHPMDLGTVKSRLQKNWYKSPEDFAEDVRLTFSNAMVYNPKGQDVHYMAEALSNTFEEKWATIEAEFALDGGLEIEHCADLPTLPSRTAPDSPAPVTAPTIPTPALLDTRTLERSESMLVDSVSKASHVTSHQRETSVAKKQKADDPVNRDMTYEEKQRLRENLQSLPSEKLERVVEIIKERNPNLFQQDDEIELDLDSVGPETLWELDRFVAYCNRSISTNKRHNDLPLPAKQDMNWTAVNTEAQNETVERFSATSPVQVENRSDHVSGSSSDSGSSSSISSSDSGSSSSESERGSSSGYGSDAGQ, encoded by the exons ATGGCTAAAGGGTCACTTGGCGGTGCCGGTGAAGATGACTCTCCGGTGAAGAAGAGGAAGCGAGTCGACACCGGAAAGAAACCCAACAACTCATCTCAGCAGCGCGTGGCAACCCATGATTCGTCTGGCCGCAATCACTTGTTGTCTGGTCCACCAAGCTCTGGTGATCGGAATGCTGTATCCGGGTAtgttaaatttgaaaataaagttACGATTAACTTTAGTTCTAAGTCAAAGTCTGAGATTAGGGAGCTGAAGAGTAAGTTAGTGAGTGAACTTGATCAAATTAGGGCATTGGTTAAGAGGATTGAAGTCGAGGAGGCTTCAAGTAGAGCTTATTCTGGAGTGGGTGGATACACAAAGTCGCAATCCTCCGCGAATGATAAAGTTGCTAGGCTTGCTAGAGTGAATTCTGATGCGGGTTCAGTGGTGCCTAGCAATTTCAGGCCGTTTCAGGGATCAACTGAACCTGTTGCAGATAATGGTAACAGCCACTTTGATGAGTTTGCAGAGAATGGGACGCTAACACCAAAGGCCAATCAGTATAGCAAGAATGTGAATAATGTATCGGTGAAGGAGAAGTTCTCATCTTTGGAGAATAATAAGAAAGGGAACCCAAGAGTGGGGATGAAAGGGGAGTTGGATTTGACTCGTAAAAGGATAACTATGCCTGATAAATTATATAAGAGTTGTCAGAACATACTAATGATGTTGATGAAACATCGATTTGGGTGGGTATTTAATAAACCTGTGGATGTGGAGGGATTGAAGTTGCATGATTATTATACAATTATCAAGCATCCAATGGATTTGGGTACAGTTAAGTCGAGGTTGCAAAAGAATTGGTATAAATCGCCGGAAGATTTTGCAGAGGATGTCAGACTAACGTTTAGTAATGCCATGGTGTATAATCCAAAAGGTCAAGATGTGCATTATATGGCAGAAGCCTTATCAAACACTTTTGAGGAGAAGTGGGCAACGATTGAGGCTGAGTTCGCTCTTGATGGAGGGCTTGAAATAGAACATTGTGCAGATTTGCCAACTCTCCCATCAAGGACAGCTCCTGATTCACCTGCTCCTGTTACTGCTCCCACCATACCTACTCCAGCACTCTTGGATACAAGGACTTTGGAGAGATCAGAATCTATGCTGGTGGATTCTGTGTCAAAAGCCAGTCATGTTACTTCTCATCAGAGGGAGACATCAGTAGCAAAGAAGCAGAAGGCAGATGATCCAGTCAATAGAGATATGACCTATGAGGAAAAACAGAGACTTAGAGAAAACCTTCAGAGTTTGCCTTCCGAGAAACTGGAAAGGGTTGTTGAAATCATTAAGGAAAGGAATCCTAACCTTTTTCAGCAAGATGATGAGATTGAACTGGATCTTGATAGTGTTGGCCCGGAGACCCTTTGGGAACTTGATAGGTTTGTAGCCTATTGCAATAGAAGTATCAGCACGAACAAGAGACACAATGATCTTCCTCTTCCAGCGAAACAGGATATG AATTGGACAGCTGTCAATACAGAGGCACAAAATGAAACAG TTGAAAGGTTTAGTGCCACTTCTCCGGTTCAAGTAGAAAATCGATCTGATCATGTGAGCGGATCAAGTAGTGATTCTGGATCCTCTTCAAGCATTTCTAGTAGTGACTCTGGATCCTCTTCAAGTG AATCTGAAAGGGGCAGTTCCTCGGGATATGGATCAGATGCAGGTCAATGA
- the LOC119989031 gene encoding transcription factor GTE3, chloroplastic-like isoform X1 has protein sequence MAKGSLGGAGEDDSPVKKRKRVDTGKKPNNSSQQRVATHDSSGRNHLLSGPPSSGDRNAVSGYVKFENKVTINFSSKSKSEIRELKSKLVSELDQIRALVKRIEVEEASSRAYSGVGGYTKSQSSANDKVARLARVNSDAGSVVPSNFRPFQGSTEPVADNGNSHFDEFAENGTLTPKANQYSKNVNNVSVKEKFSSLENNKKGNPRVGMKGELDLTRKRITMPDKLYKSCQNILMMLMKHRFGWVFNKPVDVEGLKLHDYYTIIKHPMDLGTVKSRLQKNWYKSPEDFAEDVRLTFSNAMVYNPKGQDVHYMAEALSNTFEEKWATIEAEFALDGGLEIEHCADLPTLPSRTAPDSPAPVTAPTIPTPALLDTRTLERSESMLVDSVSKASHVTSHQRETSVAKKQKADDPVNRDMTYEEKQRLRENLQSLPSEKLERVVEIIKERNPNLFQQDDEIELDLDSVGPETLWELDRFVAYCNRSISTNKRHNDLPLPAKQDMNWTAVNTEAQNETAVERFSATSPVQVENRSDHVSGSSSDSGSSSSISSSDSGSSSSESERGSSSGYGSDAGQ, from the exons ATGGCTAAAGGGTCACTTGGCGGTGCCGGTGAAGATGACTCTCCGGTGAAGAAGAGGAAGCGAGTCGACACCGGAAAGAAACCCAACAACTCATCTCAGCAGCGCGTGGCAACCCATGATTCGTCTGGCCGCAATCACTTGTTGTCTGGTCCACCAAGCTCTGGTGATCGGAATGCTGTATCCGGGTAtgttaaatttgaaaataaagttACGATTAACTTTAGTTCTAAGTCAAAGTCTGAGATTAGGGAGCTGAAGAGTAAGTTAGTGAGTGAACTTGATCAAATTAGGGCATTGGTTAAGAGGATTGAAGTCGAGGAGGCTTCAAGTAGAGCTTATTCTGGAGTGGGTGGATACACAAAGTCGCAATCCTCCGCGAATGATAAAGTTGCTAGGCTTGCTAGAGTGAATTCTGATGCGGGTTCAGTGGTGCCTAGCAATTTCAGGCCGTTTCAGGGATCAACTGAACCTGTTGCAGATAATGGTAACAGCCACTTTGATGAGTTTGCAGAGAATGGGACGCTAACACCAAAGGCCAATCAGTATAGCAAGAATGTGAATAATGTATCGGTGAAGGAGAAGTTCTCATCTTTGGAGAATAATAAGAAAGGGAACCCAAGAGTGGGGATGAAAGGGGAGTTGGATTTGACTCGTAAAAGGATAACTATGCCTGATAAATTATATAAGAGTTGTCAGAACATACTAATGATGTTGATGAAACATCGATTTGGGTGGGTATTTAATAAACCTGTGGATGTGGAGGGATTGAAGTTGCATGATTATTATACAATTATCAAGCATCCAATGGATTTGGGTACAGTTAAGTCGAGGTTGCAAAAGAATTGGTATAAATCGCCGGAAGATTTTGCAGAGGATGTCAGACTAACGTTTAGTAATGCCATGGTGTATAATCCAAAAGGTCAAGATGTGCATTATATGGCAGAAGCCTTATCAAACACTTTTGAGGAGAAGTGGGCAACGATTGAGGCTGAGTTCGCTCTTGATGGAGGGCTTGAAATAGAACATTGTGCAGATTTGCCAACTCTCCCATCAAGGACAGCTCCTGATTCACCTGCTCCTGTTACTGCTCCCACCATACCTACTCCAGCACTCTTGGATACAAGGACTTTGGAGAGATCAGAATCTATGCTGGTGGATTCTGTGTCAAAAGCCAGTCATGTTACTTCTCATCAGAGGGAGACATCAGTAGCAAAGAAGCAGAAGGCAGATGATCCAGTCAATAGAGATATGACCTATGAGGAAAAACAGAGACTTAGAGAAAACCTTCAGAGTTTGCCTTCCGAGAAACTGGAAAGGGTTGTTGAAATCATTAAGGAAAGGAATCCTAACCTTTTTCAGCAAGATGATGAGATTGAACTGGATCTTGATAGTGTTGGCCCGGAGACCCTTTGGGAACTTGATAGGTTTGTAGCCTATTGCAATAGAAGTATCAGCACGAACAAGAGACACAATGATCTTCCTCTTCCAGCGAAACAGGATATG AATTGGACAGCTGTCAATACAGAGGCACAAAATGAAACAG CAGTTGAAAGGTTTAGTGCCACTTCTCCGGTTCAAGTAGAAAATCGATCTGATCATGTGAGCGGATCAAGTAGTGATTCTGGATCCTCTTCAAGCATTTCTAGTAGTGACTCTGGATCCTCTTCAAGTG AATCTGAAAGGGGCAGTTCCTCGGGATATGGATCAGATGCAGGTCAATGA